Proteins encoded in a region of the Tachyglossus aculeatus isolate mTacAcu1 chromosome 11, mTacAcu1.pri, whole genome shotgun sequence genome:
- the RBM7 gene encoding RNA-binding protein 7, whose amino-acid sequence MGASAAEADRTLFVGNLDTKVTEELLFELFHQAGPVINVKIPKDKDGKPKQFAFVNFKHEESVPYGMNLLNGIKLFGRPVKIQFRSGSSHVSQDTGSSYAQYGNTSPSNLSMPTPSSRYERNMENTSAGYNSGHMMQRFSSPETLQRHAVMNNVFRQPGSQYGGKFGSQHPDHGGFSPPGPPHGHSYNSSSGSQRRQDSPLSHRKVRQNSHPYQPERHHGREPRYGDHGPDHHYRGSREDFCYEDRVQDGWSHDYDNRRDNSRDGKWRPSRH is encoded by the exons ATGGGCGCCTCTGCGGCCGAGGCCGACCGGACCCTCTTCGTGGGCAACCTGGACACCAAGGTGACGGAGGAACTGTTGTTCGAGCTTTTCCACCAG GCAGGTCCTGTAATTAATGTTAAAATTCCTAAGGATAAGGATGGTAAACCAAAGCAGTTTGCATTTGTGAATTTCAAACATGAAGAATCTGTTCCTTACGGAATGAATCTACTTAATGGAATCAAACTTTTTGGAAGGCCCGTCAAAATTCAATTCAGATCAG GAAGCAGTCACGTCTCACAGGATACCGGTTCATCGTATGCCCAGTATGGTAACACAAGCCCATCTAACTTATCAATGCCCACTCCTTCAAGCAG GTATGAAAGGAACATGGAGAACACATCAGCAGGTTATAATTCGGGGCACATGATGCAGAGATTCTCTTCACCAGAAACTCTTCAGAGACATGCTGTG ATGAACAACGTGTTCCGGCAGCCGGGATCCCAGTATGGCGGAAAGTTTGGATCTCAACATCCGGACCACGGTGGCTTCTCCCCTCCGGGACCACCCCACGGTCACTCGTACAACTCATCCTCCGGCTCCCAGCGGCGCCAGGACAGCCCCCTCTCACACCGCAAAGTCAGGCAGAACTCTCACCCCTACCAGCCCGAGAGGCATCATGGCCGGGAACCGCGCTACGGTGACCACGGCCCCGACCATCACTACAGAGGAAGCCGAGAGGACTTCTGCTATGAAGATCGGGTCCAGGACGGTTGGAGCCACGACTACGATAACAGAAGGGACAACAGTAGGGATGGAAAATGGCGTCCATCTCGGCACTGA